In one Candidatus Thermoplasmatota archaeon genomic region, the following are encoded:
- the hisS gene encoding histidine--tRNA ligase, with product MPEFSRPRGTRDFGPAEMERRRAAEVQLREIMRRFGYREVATPAFENLELFTAKSGEGVLRQLYHFQDKGGRDLTLRPELTAPALRYYVAEHQNAPKPVKWFYFGNCFRYEEPQSGRYREFWQMGCELIGPQTPEAVAEVVALASACFASLGLENVELRVGHVGLVKSLLAGLPLNDADRGEAHRRIDKKDAALDSFLEAKGVGKKEREAIVTVATTVGEAATIERARGVLAGFPAAMTALSELADVASLLPAFGVPTFLVDLGVVRGLDYYTGVVFEFHSPDLGAESQVCGGGAYALAELFGGQPVGSIGFGLGFDRSLVALERAGRAAAPAPKLSAFVVPIGEKARAEGFRLASRLRAAGLAVDVDLMRRGPSKSLDYANAVGAKSVVLLGEKELSRGVATVKDMQSGEQREVPLDAIAGAL from the coding sequence ATGCCCGAGTTCTCCCGGCCGCGCGGCACGCGCGACTTCGGGCCTGCGGAGATGGAGCGCCGACGCGCCGCCGAAGTCCAGCTTCGGGAGATCATGCGCCGCTTCGGCTATCGCGAGGTCGCGACGCCCGCCTTCGAGAACCTCGAGCTCTTCACGGCAAAGTCCGGCGAGGGCGTCCTGCGCCAGCTCTACCACTTCCAGGACAAGGGTGGACGCGATCTCACGCTTCGGCCGGAGCTCACGGCGCCCGCGCTGCGTTACTACGTGGCCGAGCACCAGAACGCGCCCAAGCCCGTGAAGTGGTTCTACTTTGGAAACTGCTTCCGCTACGAGGAGCCCCAGAGCGGGCGCTACCGCGAGTTCTGGCAGATGGGCTGCGAGCTCATCGGTCCGCAGACACCGGAGGCCGTCGCGGAGGTCGTCGCGCTCGCGTCCGCGTGCTTTGCGTCGCTGGGCCTCGAGAACGTCGAGCTTCGCGTGGGCCACGTCGGTCTCGTCAAGTCGCTCCTTGCGGGCCTTCCGCTCAACGACGCCGACCGCGGCGAGGCGCACCGCCGCATCGACAAGAAGGACGCCGCGCTGGATTCCTTCCTCGAAGCAAAGGGCGTGGGCAAGAAGGAGCGCGAGGCGATCGTGACCGTGGCCACGACCGTGGGCGAGGCTGCCACGATCGAACGGGCCCGCGGCGTCCTCGCCGGCTTCCCGGCCGCCATGACCGCCCTCTCCGAGCTCGCCGACGTGGCGAGCCTCCTTCCGGCTTTTGGCGTCCCCACGTTCCTCGTCGACCTTGGCGTCGTCCGCGGGCTCGACTACTACACGGGCGTCGTCTTCGAGTTCCACAGCCCGGACCTTGGCGCCGAGAGCCAGGTGTGCGGTGGCGGCGCCTACGCGCTTGCCGAGCTCTTCGGCGGCCAGCCCGTCGGCAGCATCGGCTTTGGGCTCGGCTTCGACCGCTCGCTCGTGGCCCTCGAACGCGCCGGACGCGCGGCCGCGCCGGCACCCAAGCTTTCGGCCTTTGTCGTCCCCATCGGCGAGAAGGCCCGCGCGGAGGGCTTCCGCCTCGCCTCGCGGCTTCGCGCCGCGGGGCTTGCCGTGGACGTGGATCTCATGCGCCGCGGGCCGTCGAAGTCGCTCGACTACGCAAACGCGGTGGGCGCAAAGAGCGTCGTGCTCCTTGGCGAGAAGGAGCTGTCGCGGGGCGTGGCGACGGTGAAGGACATGCAAAGCGGCGAGCAGCGCGAGGTGCCGCTCGACGCGATCGCAGGCGCGCTCTGA
- a CDS encoding FAD-binding and (Fe-S)-binding domain-containing protein, giving the protein MDPLEALTSPDRTMNRYSPMVSELPEGLKRAIRFIFGDAVSFDEADRYMYAKDPSDLPRTSGPLPDLEKVLRTKPHAVVRARNHGDLLELVKLGNRFNLPLVPRGGGTSTYGASTPAEGGISVDLTGLRSVLSIDKEKREVDVECGMKLWELQRILEAEGLSLRVVPQTALGATVGGAIGANVAGYGSAKYGRFGDAVLEVEMLSADQKLRTLRGGELDLAVGAEGSTGFLLRARLSVVAKQEIVPLALAFDDLEGAAKAASVFAGRYPVHSANLYTSSYLEMRQEAGEKKTIAPTKTGLLLGLSKDDHALHKDALKADAERFGGQLLDDKIARAEWDARFHLWVVKRAGPSLVLVETILPLSEVARAVPAMLANVSTETRGAFGQVVGSGEMLVTVAIPEDERRPEHATSLGEMFALHRIARKHGGRPYVHGYLLAHEARESLRGQHELIVDFKAKTDPNEIFNPGKMVPARMKGLPFARVSTFLALNAPLMAQLRGLLTYRGPEREDTTQLGVHAAIGRVTAGGVVGFHHEMTSCSSCGICNAVCPVWSGEQMEGQLPRGHVWGAKAVLENEASASERLQLEHFECTLCGLCEDACSSKIPLVAGFVQFRQDLVETLGALPAHGKLALSAAANGNIVGKPRADRANWTSLPEGVAALSPTPGAGTLLFAGCRAAYGHPASAQAAAKLLEAAGVAWTHLGAAESCCGHTLLWTGQYDAARPHMEANVKAILQSGASLVVTPDAECARAMKTHYAAVANEMGYDWNVQVQHVSEVLAPQVKSGRVAATSPPWGKVLALPACMRSDEGATVAALSAVKGMELEIVRGNCCGAGGGVREQYPQTAERIAARILTAAKAQGASTVVGCAPICSQHLGEVNRKLKTGLAVLDAQELLAQAAGLLPKPAAPAAKPGAKPAAEKPAAVPQTKGVETA; this is encoded by the coding sequence ATGGACCCCCTCGAAGCGCTCACGAGCCCGGACCGGACCATGAACCGGTACTCGCCCATGGTTTCGGAGCTTCCCGAGGGGCTCAAGCGCGCGATCCGGTTCATCTTCGGCGACGCCGTCTCCTTCGACGAGGCCGACCGCTACATGTACGCGAAGGACCCGTCGGACCTTCCGCGCACAAGCGGTCCCCTGCCCGACCTCGAGAAGGTCCTCCGCACGAAGCCCCACGCGGTCGTGCGCGCGCGCAACCACGGCGACCTCCTCGAGCTCGTGAAGCTTGGCAACCGGTTCAACCTCCCGCTCGTCCCGCGCGGCGGCGGCACGAGCACCTACGGCGCCTCCACGCCCGCCGAGGGCGGCATCTCCGTGGACCTCACGGGCCTGCGCTCCGTCCTCTCGATCGACAAGGAGAAGCGCGAGGTGGACGTCGAGTGCGGGATGAAGCTGTGGGAGCTCCAGCGCATCCTCGAGGCCGAGGGCCTCTCGCTGCGCGTCGTTCCCCAGACGGCGCTTGGCGCCACGGTCGGAGGGGCCATCGGTGCCAACGTGGCCGGCTACGGCAGCGCGAAGTACGGCCGCTTCGGCGACGCCGTGCTCGAGGTGGAGATGCTAAGCGCCGACCAGAAGCTCCGCACGCTTCGCGGCGGCGAGCTCGACCTTGCCGTCGGCGCCGAAGGCTCGACGGGCTTTCTCCTGCGCGCGCGCCTCTCGGTCGTTGCCAAGCAGGAGATCGTTCCCCTGGCGCTTGCCTTCGACGATCTCGAAGGCGCGGCGAAGGCCGCCTCGGTCTTCGCCGGCCGCTACCCCGTCCACAGCGCAAACCTGTACACCTCCTCGTACCTCGAGATGCGCCAGGAGGCAGGCGAGAAGAAGACGATCGCGCCCACGAAGACGGGCCTCCTCCTTGGCCTCTCCAAGGACGACCATGCGCTCCACAAGGACGCGCTCAAGGCCGACGCCGAGCGTTTCGGCGGGCAGCTCCTCGACGACAAGATCGCGCGCGCGGAGTGGGACGCCCGCTTCCACCTGTGGGTCGTCAAGCGCGCGGGACCGAGCCTCGTGCTCGTCGAGACGATCCTGCCGTTGTCCGAGGTCGCGCGCGCCGTGCCGGCCATGCTGGCAAACGTCTCGACGGAAACGCGTGGCGCCTTCGGCCAGGTCGTCGGATCCGGGGAGATGCTCGTCACCGTGGCGATCCCCGAGGACGAGCGGCGGCCCGAGCACGCAACGAGCCTCGGAGAGATGTTCGCGCTCCACCGCATCGCGCGCAAGCACGGCGGCCGCCCGTACGTCCACGGCTACCTGCTCGCCCACGAGGCGCGCGAGAGCCTCCGCGGCCAGCACGAGCTCATCGTCGACTTCAAGGCGAAGACCGACCCGAACGAGATCTTCAACCCGGGCAAGATGGTGCCCGCGCGCATGAAGGGCCTTCCGTTTGCGCGCGTGAGCACGTTCCTTGCGCTCAACGCGCCTCTCATGGCGCAGCTGCGCGGCCTTCTCACGTACCGCGGCCCCGAGCGCGAGGACACGACGCAGCTTGGCGTGCATGCGGCCATCGGGCGCGTCACGGCCGGCGGCGTCGTGGGCTTCCACCACGAGATGACAAGCTGCAGCTCCTGCGGCATCTGCAACGCCGTGTGCCCCGTGTGGTCCGGCGAGCAGATGGAGGGGCAGCTCCCGCGGGGGCACGTCTGGGGCGCAAAGGCCGTCCTCGAGAACGAGGCCTCCGCCAGCGAGCGACTCCAGCTCGAGCACTTCGAGTGCACGCTCTGCGGCCTCTGCGAGGACGCCTGCTCGAGCAAGATCCCGCTCGTCGCGGGCTTCGTGCAGTTCCGGCAGGACCTCGTGGAGACCCTCGGCGCGCTTCCCGCGCACGGCAAGCTTGCGCTCTCGGCCGCGGCCAACGGAAATATCGTCGGCAAGCCGCGCGCCGACCGCGCCAATTGGACCAGCCTGCCCGAGGGCGTCGCGGCGCTCTCGCCCACGCCCGGCGCCGGCACGCTTCTGTTCGCCGGCTGCCGCGCCGCCTACGGCCACCCCGCCTCCGCGCAAGCGGCGGCCAAGCTCCTCGAAGCCGCGGGCGTCGCGTGGACGCACCTTGGCGCCGCCGAGTCCTGCTGCGGCCACACGCTCCTGTGGACGGGCCAGTACGACGCCGCGCGGCCGCACATGGAAGCCAACGTGAAGGCGATCCTGCAATCCGGCGCGTCGCTTGTCGTCACGCCCGACGCCGAGTGCGCGCGCGCCATGAAGACCCACTACGCCGCCGTCGCCAACGAGATGGGCTACGACTGGAACGTGCAGGTCCAGCACGTCTCCGAGGTGCTCGCGCCCCAGGTCAAAAGCGGCCGCGTCGCCGCCACCTCGCCCCCTTGGGGCAAGGTGCTCGCGCTTCCCGCCTGCATGCGAAGCGACGAGGGCGCCACCGTCGCCGCGCTGTCGGCGGTGAAGGGCATGGAGCTTGAGATCGTCCGCGGGAACTGCTGCGGGGCCGGAGGCGGCGTCCGCGAGCAGTACCCGCAGACGGCCGAGCGCATCGCCGCGCGCATCCTCACCGCCGCCAAGGCGCAGGGCGCCTCGACTGTCGTCGGCTGCGCGCCCATCTGCTCGCAGCACCTGGGCGAGGTCAACCGCAAGCTCAAGACCGGCCTTGCCGTGCTCGACGCCCAAGAGCTCCTGGCCCAAGCCGCGGGCCTCCTGCCCAAGCCCGCCGCGCCGGCGGCAAAGCCCGGCGCAAAACCGGCAGCGGAAAAGCCCGCCGCCGTGCCACAGACCAAGGGCGTCGAGACCGCCTGA
- a CDS encoding transcriptional regulator gives MRKDLIRDVRAVLAQAGYCLSEETPVRPVSFDLVARRDSELLIVKVLANIDAFTESLGQEMRTLAKFLEARALLVGERSSGGPLEGGVAYVRHGIPLVSVETLQEHLLEGVPPLVYAAPGGFYVNVDGARLRALREQRSLSLGQVAEAAGVSRRAVRMYEDGMGVLVDVASRLEEFLQEPLVEPVDLFSKARWKDEPARELASVREAMTREVLATLDRLGYMVAPTERSSFEALSRDADVLILTGVGKPEQDVRGKAQTVASLARVMERPGVLVLRARKTRLSIEGVAVIEQSELEGMADRAKVVETIKDRTKTRVD, from the coding sequence TGCCTTTCGGAGGAGACGCCCGTCCGGCCCGTGAGCTTCGACCTCGTCGCGCGGCGCGATTCCGAGCTTCTCATCGTCAAGGTCTTGGCGAACATCGACGCCTTCACGGAGAGCCTTGGCCAGGAGATGCGCACGCTTGCGAAGTTCCTCGAAGCGCGCGCGCTTCTGGTGGGCGAGCGCTCCAGCGGCGGGCCGCTGGAGGGAGGCGTGGCCTACGTTCGTCACGGCATCCCGCTTGTCTCGGTGGAGACCCTGCAGGAGCACCTTCTGGAGGGCGTCCCCCCGCTCGTGTACGCGGCGCCCGGCGGCTTCTACGTGAACGTGGACGGCGCGCGTCTTCGGGCCCTCCGCGAGCAGCGCAGCCTCTCGCTGGGCCAGGTCGCGGAGGCGGCAGGCGTGTCGCGTCGGGCCGTCCGCATGTACGAGGACGGCATGGGGGTGCTCGTCGACGTCGCTTCGCGTCTCGAGGAGTTCCTGCAGGAGCCCCTCGTCGAGCCCGTCGACCTCTTCTCGAAGGCGCGCTGGAAGGACGAGCCGGCGCGCGAGCTTGCAAGCGTCCGCGAAGCGATGACGCGGGAAGTGCTCGCGACGCTCGATCGGCTCGGGTACATGGTCGCGCCCACCGAGCGAAGCTCCTTCGAGGCGCTCTCGCGCGATGCGGACGTTCTCATCCTCACGGGCGTGGGCAAGCCCGAGCAGGACGTGCGCGGGAAGGCGCAGACGGTGGCCTCGCTTGCCCGCGTGATGGAGCGCCCGGGCGTGCTCGTGCTGCGCGCGCGAAAAACCCGCCTTTCGATCGAAGGCGTGGCGGTGATCGAGCAATCCGAGCTCGAGGGAATGGCCGATCGCGCGAAGGTCGTCGAGACGATCAAGGACCGCACGAAGACGCGCGTCGACTGA